Proteins co-encoded in one Pseudophryne corroboree isolate aPseCor3 chromosome 1, aPseCor3.hap2, whole genome shotgun sequence genomic window:
- the LOC135051899 gene encoding vomeronasal type-2 receptor 26-like, with protein MFRVGIIIVYILLFPASHVQRHYMRNLHYTDPKGEKMSFNERGDLPSEWSLANLVLYKTVTRYKIFIDHVITNDESLNYGPTNSIALGEIKWKEGKDSVALISSVTASSFSAITLFILRNFIYYWNTPIVKANNRAVSLILLISILLSFLCVFLFLGRPVDITCRLRQTSFGIFFSTAVSSVLAKTVTVCIAFKATKPGSPWRKWITLKVSNYVVIVCSSVQALICGIWLSVSPPYQEYDHHSYQGMIIIQCNEGSVIGLYSMLGYMGILAAVSFVLAFMVRTLPDNFNEAKYITFSMLVFCSVWISMIPAYLSTKGKYTVAVEIFAILTSCAGVLGCIFFPKLYILLLKPEMNSRKMMLEKDMS; from the exons ATGTTCAGAGTAGGGATTATTATTGTATATATTCTTCTGTTCCCAGCTTCACATGTGCAG CGGCACTATATGAGAAATCTTCACTACACTGATCCCAAAGGAGAGAAGATGTCCTTTAATGAGAGAGGAGATCTGCCCTCTGAGTGGTCCTTAGCAAACTTGgtcttgtacaaaactgtcactagatATAAAATTTTTATAGACCACGTGATCACAAATGATGAGTCACTAAATTATGGCCCGACTAACAGTATTGCCCTAGGAGAAATCAAATGGAAAGAAGGCAAG GACAGTGTGGCGCTAATTTCCTCAGTAACAGCTTCATCTTTCTCTGCCATAACATTATTTATATTAAGGAACTTTATTTATTATTGGAACACTCCAATTGTGAAAGCCAATAACCGGGCTGTAAGCCTCATTCTCCTGATCTCCATCTTGCTgagcttcctctgtgtgttctTGTTCCTCGGCCGCCCGGTGGATATAACCTGCAGGCTGAGACAGACATCATTTGGGATCTTCTTCTCCACAGCTGTCTCTTCTGTATTAGCCAAGACTGTCACTGTCTGTATTGCTTTCAAAGCCACCAAGCCCGGTAGTCCCTGGAGGAAGTGGATCACACTCAAAGTCTCTAATTATGTGGTCATTGTGTGCTCCTCTGTCCAAGCTCTGATCTGTGGTATCTGGctgtctgtatctcctccctaccaggAATATGACCATCACTCCTATCAAGGAATGATCATcattcagtgtaatgaggggtcagtGATTGGATTATACTCTATGTTGGGTTACATGGGGATCCTGGCGGCTGTGAGCTTtgttctggctttcatggtgaggacattaccggacaactttaatgaggccaagtacatcaccttcagcatgctggtgttctgcagtgtTTGGATTTCAATGATCCCGGCctatctgagcaccaaagggaaaTACACAGTGGCTGTGGAGATATTTGCTATACTGACCTCATGTGCCGGTGTTCTGggctgtatatttttcccaaaGCTCTATATTCTGCTTTTGAAACCTGAAATGAACTCTAGAAAAATGATGCTAGAGAAAGACATGTCATAA